In the genome of Kitasatospora cathayae, one region contains:
- the rplW gene encoding 50S ribosomal protein L23 has protein sequence MSDVTSKTFTDPRDVLVKPVISEKSYSLLDENKYTFIVSPGANKTQIKQAVEAVFSVKVEAVNTINRQGKRKRSKTGFGKRKDTKRAIVTLAEGNRIDIFGGPVS, from the coding sequence ATGAGCGACGTTACGAGCAAGACGTTCACGGACCCCCGTGACGTCCTGGTGAAGCCGGTCATCTCGGAGAAGAGCTACTCGCTCCTCGACGAGAACAAGTACACGTTCATCGTGTCGCCGGGCGCCAACAAGACCCAGATCAAGCAGGCCGTCGAGGCGGTTTTCTCGGTCAAGGTCGAGGCTGTCAACACGATCAACCGTCAGGGCAAGCGCAAGCGCTCCAAGACGGGCTTTGGCAAGCGCAAGGACACCAAGCGCGCCATCGTGACGCTGGCCGAGGGCAACCGCATCGACATCTTCGGTGGTCCGGTCTCCTGA
- the rplB gene encoding 50S ribosomal protein L2, whose amino-acid sequence MGIRKYKPTTPGRRGSSVADFVEITRSTPEKSLVRPLHSKGGRNNAGRVTARHQGGGHKRAYRVIDFRRHDKDGVPAKVAHIEYDPNRTARIALLHYADGEKRYIIAPRGITQGDRIENGAGADIKPGNNLPLRNIPVGTTIHAVELRPGGGAKLARSAGSGIQLLAREGKMAHLRMPSGEIRLVDARCRATVGEVGNAEQSNINWGKAGRMRWKGVRPTVRGVAMNPIDHPHGGGEGKTSGGRHPVSPWGKPEGRTRRPNKASDKLIVRRRKTNKKR is encoded by the coding sequence ATGGGCATCCGCAAGTACAAGCCGACCACGCCGGGCCGTCGCGGCTCCAGCGTGGCCGACTTCGTAGAAATCACGCGGTCCACCCCGGAGAAGTCGCTGGTTCGCCCCCTGCACAGCAAGGGCGGCCGCAACAACGCCGGTCGTGTCACCGCTCGCCACCAGGGTGGCGGTCACAAGCGCGCCTACCGCGTGATCGACTTCCGTCGTCACGACAAGGACGGCGTGCCGGCCAAGGTCGCGCACATCGAGTACGACCCGAACCGCACCGCGCGCATCGCGCTCCTGCACTACGCGGACGGCGAGAAGCGCTACATCATCGCTCCGCGCGGCATCACGCAGGGTGACCGGATCGAGAACGGCGCTGGCGCCGACATCAAGCCGGGCAACAACCTGCCGCTGCGCAACATCCCGGTCGGTACCACCATCCACGCGGTGGAGCTGCGTCCCGGTGGCGGTGCCAAGCTGGCCCGCTCCGCCGGTTCCGGCATCCAGCTGCTGGCGCGTGAGGGCAAGATGGCGCACCTGCGCATGCCCTCCGGTGAGATCCGCCTGGTCGACGCGCGCTGCCGCGCCACCGTCGGCGAGGTCGGCAACGCCGAGCAGTCGAACATCAACTGGGGCAAGGCCGGCCGCATGCGCTGGAAGGGCGTCCGCCCGACCGTGCGTGGTGTCGCCATGAACCCGATCGACCACCCGCACGGTGGTGGTGAGGGTAAGACCTCCGGTGGTCGCCACCCGGTCTCGCCGTGGGGTAAGCCCGAGGGCCGTACCCGTCGCCCGAACAAGGCGTCGGACAAGCTCATCGTGCGCCGCCGCAAGACCAACAAGAAGCGCTAG
- the rpsS gene encoding 30S ribosomal protein S19: MPRSLKKGPFIDGHLIKKVDAQNEAGTQNVIKTWSRRSVISPSMLGHTIAVHDGRKHVPVFVTESMVGHKLGEFAPTRTFRGHVKEDRKSKRR; the protein is encoded by the coding sequence ATGCCGCGCAGTCTCAAGAAGGGCCCCTTCATCGACGGCCACCTCATCAAGAAGGTGGACGCTCAGAACGAGGCGGGTACCCAGAACGTCATCAAGACCTGGTCCCGTCGTTCCGTGATCTCGCCGAGCATGCTCGGTCACACGATCGCGGTCCACGATGGCCGCAAGCACGTCCCGGTGTTCGTCACCGAGTCGATGGTCGGCCACAAGCTCGGCGAGTTCGCTCCGACCCGCACCTTCCGTGGTCACGTGAAGGAAGACCGGAAGTCGAAGCGCCGCTAA
- the rplV gene encoding 50S ribosomal protein L22 — MEARAQARYIRVTPMKARRVVDLIRGMNATEAQAVLRFAPQAATVPVGKVLDSAIANAAHNYNHSNVDDLYISEAYVDEGPTLKRFRPRAQGRAYRIRKRTSHITVVVSSKEGTR; from the coding sequence ATGGAAGCCAGGGCTCAGGCGCGGTACATCCGCGTGACGCCCATGAAGGCCCGCCGCGTGGTGGACCTCATCCGTGGCATGAATGCCACGGAGGCCCAGGCCGTCCTGCGTTTCGCTCCGCAGGCCGCCACCGTGCCGGTCGGCAAGGTGCTCGACAGCGCCATCGCCAACGCCGCGCACAACTACAACCACTCCAACGTGGACGACCTCTACATCTCCGAGGCGTACGTTGACGAGGGTCCGACCCTGAAGCGGTTCCGTCCGCGTGCCCAGGGCCGTGCCTACCGGATCCGCAAGCGGACCAGCCACATCACCGTGGTCGTCAGCAGCAAGGAAGGGACCCGGTAA